A region of the Drosophila subobscura isolate 14011-0131.10 chromosome J, UCBerk_Dsub_1.0, whole genome shotgun sequence genome:
TGCTGTAGTGCAAGGACATTCGTATTCGCATTCGTtgagttttaaattaaatgtactcTATTTTGTAAATGGTAAATGCCAGAGAATTGTAATCAACTGAAGACTGGAGTCTAATCGTCATTCTCCAGCGAGATATTGCTGCCAAAGCGCTGGTAGAGATGCGCTTTGAGATCATCCATTTCCACTTTGATtgccttggccttggcctcAATGTTGGCAATTTCCTTGATGACCATATCCTTGGTCTCTGCCAGCAGCTCTTGCGTCTTGCCCAGCTTGTGTGACAGAAAGACCTCTCCGACCAGGAAGGGTatgtcctcgtcctcatcgaACAGCTCAATCTCGTCCAGTGCCTCCTCCACACACTTGAGCTCGTTCTTCTTCACGTCCAACTCCACCTTCAGGTCATCCATGCGTGCATTGTGCTTGGCAAAGCGATTGATGCGCTGCTGATCCTCAAAGGAAATGTGTACATCATCGTGCTGCAGTTTGGGGAACGAAACGATGGGAAAGAGATGTGTAGGAGTCACCGCAAAGTGAGGTTACTTGTCGCTGACAGCTGTTTGGGCAGCTCTCGAGGATGATTCACTAGCACTTACGTTCTGGAACACTTTGTTCGCGGTGCTTGCTACTTTAGCGGCCATTTTCTATTGCTTTCTAAttgttttaataaataattaaaagaatTTTACAAACAGTTGCTGCTTGATTAGTGttccgcggatttatcgacaAAATATACGGTGTGCCCTtagaaaaaataccaaaatataccgtcttTTCAAACTGTGTGACATAAGCAGAACTTAATTTTAGAATTCGTGGCACACGATTTAAGATAAATATGCAGGTATACCCGAGACTTTTGActatattgtatttgcattcaattaaaatcaaattaaaagcgaTATTTAAATGcggaaaatataaattagcAAACACTCTTCAAAAGGTTTCCTTTTATGCCCGCTGGTGGCGAAAATGCAACTGAAAGAAAAACCTGCAGGGGGAGCCACGGGTCAAAGTCAAAGGGGATTCTATTAACGaatttctaaaatattttaaaaattaaataacgTTAAGAAAAATCACACAATAAATTAAGacaaaatatggaaaatattaaatattattcataatATATGCAATGTCCCTTGGAGCTACTAATTTCCTGCCTAGCAAATAAAATCCATCCATTTCCCAAATTAATTTGTGCCCAAAAATCAGCCTCAACAGGAAACGGATTAGCCAAGTTATGGCTGATTTCCTTGCGGTTGCCCCCAAttattcgattcgtttcgatttgaTCCCTAATTGTCTGCACATGTTACAAATTAcgcaaaaactaataaataattatggtTAATcgcaataattaaattggaaattcTTCTCTCACccgaaagcaattaaatttccGTTGGCAGCTTAGGAATTTCGTTAACACCGCTCCCGCCGCCATGCCCATACCCACCCCCATAACCCGATGGGCTGGGGGAAAGTGGAGAATATGCAGAATGCATTTGCCACTTTCATTTCCCTTTTGGAATATTATcagaatatgcaaatgcaattagacATTAAATGCGAGGCGggacagcagagacagcagagagagtgTTAATATCCTGGAGATGACTTTGGTTTAGTTTACTTTGGATTCGCTTTTCCGCTCCTCCACACTTTACCCGGAAAAGCGAGAATCCCTTTGGGCATTGTCATTTTACAAATTGGAATCATTTTGGTttaaggcaaaggcaaatatttgcatttctgcAAACAGATGGCATGGCAAGTCACTTCTTTAGCCCACAGACATTTGCGTACTGCCCcacgtttttgtgtgtaaattgaggcataatttattgaatttgcaACGCATCGCATTGCAGTTTGAAAGGGAATGAAAAACCTTTCACTGCAACAAGTAGCACGTtgatttgtatctttgtatctggcAAATTTCATCAGTTTAGCCTTACAATCAGATTATCACACACGCAAAAGAAGGCAAAGAGTGGCGCTGGCTGTGGGggtttttgatttatttcattgaaaattCGTTGACCGAAAAATCGCTGTGTGttaaattaaaatagttttgtgttgatttggggcagaatttatttgccaaattttctctgtgtgtgtgttaaataatcataaaatagTTGTACGAAATTTATGTTCATTAAAAGTTTGGTTATTAGGAGAATTAAAGGCTTGATGTTGTGGGTTTAATTTGTGGTTTAAATGCACATTAAGCTGCAGAGAGGATAATAAATCTAAGGCAGAAAATAAAGCTTAGAAAGATCTTTAAGCTAAACATCTATCTATTCCCACATCTTTTTGCTACCAATCGCCGCTTCCCCATTGAGCATTGACCCAGTTTCGGTTCATCAAACGATGCCACATTGAGAGCCACATATGGGGCACGCCTTCagtgcaaaaaagaaagaactttAGTTCATGCTCTTGCCCATATGAAATGGTGGGAGGTTGCTCGCTGCTCAAGTGCGTTGATGAGTCCCACACGAGGGAAATCAAAAGACATGGCGTCAATCAGTTTGCCACCAaacgcaggcaggcaggcagaagctgctgcagcttgtagGTTTCCTGCTGCTTCGCCATCTCTTATATTTTCCCACTGTATATCTCTCTTTTTGCCCACACATTCTCTCTATATTTGGTGACCCGCAGCACAGTGTAGCAGAGCAGGgccatctatccatctattgATATATTTGGAATACTCGTAGCCGTATCCGTATCCACTTGGTTTATTTACTTGTGCATTTGCCCAACAGAGAACTATTTCATTGTTTGTCCATTttgctggatggatggggctgggctggatgttctttgatttcgatttcattgCACACAGgtgcacacacatgcaccGAAAAAGCGAGCACGATAAATGCTGTTTGATGAAGGCAACTAtttgtatctctatctgtatctctatctgtatctgctgctCGTTGTGTGGAATTTTTGCCCACTATTTCTGATATCCCAGCGACTCTATTTGCCAACTCCAACTCTCAGCGAGTGGCCCCCCCTGAACaattgttaatatttaatggcaATCTTCGCTTATATATGCAAAGCTTTAAGTTTATCTCCTTCCTTCCCCCACACCGACAAATTGAGTTAACGTTTTCTGGTGTCTCATTTCGCATTCCGTTTTCGTTGCTCTTTATTTTGGGTTCGATTGCAATTTGTGTTATTAAAAGCAGTAGGACATCGGAGCCATGCCAATGCCTTTGGGGGGCGGCTAAGAGCCTCCGCTTTAATGCGTTAATTTATCACTACActcagcggcagcgccagTCGTTGTCCTCCACACAAGAGAAAGTCACGTTCTCTCGAAGAGTGACTCCAGACTCAGAGTCGGCTCTTTGCTGGCTGTGTTGAGAGGCTCTGAAAGGATTTATTGGTACACTTAAGTCCTGTGCCTTGATGAGGCCccatttgagttttgttttggcttctCGACAGGTGCAATATATAATCTAGAAATGAATGATAATGGGTTATACCCCCCCAACTCGTATACTCGTATGATTAACCCGATGAGTGATATGCCAAGTGGAGCCACGACATTTGTTAATGTTGTTTTAATGAGCGTGCGAGTGGGGCAAACTTTATGCgtcaggcagagagagagagagtcattAAATAATGCCATGAAACAGGAGCTGAGTGCAGGCCTCACTGTACTGGCCAACAAAGTTGCTCGCTTCATTGTGTGGCTCTCAGCTACAGGCATAACTGATTCTTTGTTGGGCTCTAATCGAATGTAATTGAGTGCAGCTTTTGGTTAATTATAAACCGCTGGCAAACAAAGGACATTTGTCTGCCGCTAATCACTCGAAATGCTGTTGAAACCCCATGAAATGTTTATGACATGCGACAGACAAGTGGGAGGAGACAGTACGAAAAGGGTAGGCAGAGGGGAAGCTTAACAAAAGGGTATGCATTAGGGAGTAACCGATGAAAAGTCCCTCCCAAAATGCAGAcagtctgctgcctgctcatGAATAAACCATGCAAAAAACTCTCACTCTCCCCCAACCAACCACAAGAAGGTTGCTTcaattcataaataataagTGGAATCCAGGTGAACTCTATGCTGAGCGCCtttgatatgcaaataaaGAGCAATTCTTAGCCAGAACTGGACATCTTTTTCTTCCTCAGAAATCTACTACAAGTCGTTTTGTCtttcttgtcttttgtttattttgtaaaacatttttacaattcaattgaattgtgGCAAACTGTCCAGTAAAATGTGTCTCGGGGTAGATGTAGATTTGCCTCGGGCCAAACTTGAATTGTCAAAATTGTAACGAGCTTTCCAGTCTCCCAACTCTCTTTCCATTGGCCATTTTGAAGCCCGTTGCGCTGACATAAACTGCATTGAAAtgtcataaaaattgaaacacGTTTCTTCCACGTTCTGCTGTGGCCCGTTGCCCGTTTCCTcattcctcctgctgctcctcactGCACCTCCACCTCTCCTTTCTGGCCCGACATTGAATGGCAGTTCTGCTGGCCCAGCCCGGCCCGGTCCCCTCTGTGTtacattgttgttgtcggtttttggttttggcctgCTGCTTTGCATACAAATAACGGGTAATCTTTAGCTAGCCATGCCACTGGCTCCCACCCATTTCCCTGCTCATCCCTAGTcatatatctctctctatggCCTCTGACGAGCGCTCCCAACTTGCTCCGTTTCGCTGATGCTGCAGTTTGCTCTTgggtcctgcctgcctgcccgtcAGGGTCGCGGCCAACACGTGTGTGTTCCTGGCCTCCTCCAGGCAGGGATattatgaaaatttattgttttacgTGCGAGtaattttgtgcaatttttgaAAGACTGCGCCAAAGGTCTAAATCAATGTGTGAGCGTCGAGTGGAGTTCCTCCAGTCTCTGCCGCTCGCTCTTTGCTGCAGTTTAAACTGAATAAATTACgcaattattttcaattaaatggttTAATTAGGTCTGAACATGCCCTTTGACAGACATCATAAATGCCAGTGAGGCAATGGATCTGTGTCGGTCAGCCAGCTACTAACTTCAGCCTAGGGTTAGCACATCCATTGCCCAGCCATCCAGCCTGCAGTTTATAGAGAGAGGggggcctgtgtgtgtgggcgtgacGACCCGCTGGCACACCCAAATACCAAACAAAatcgatttgcatttaattgcatctGCGGCTGCACAAATTTCACAGAGTGGATTCACATATTATGTAGGAACAAGAGGACCAAGGGGGCAAAGACGAGCAAATGTAATCAGAATTATTGTTCAAATTGTCGTAATGTTTatccaatttgttttgttggtttacttgttgttgttgggcaGCCAACACTCCCCTTTGCCATGAGACTTGTACCGTGGATGCAGTTGCTGGCcggcacttgttgttgttgtgtgtgtgtgcgtgtctgtgtctgtgtgtgtgtgttttatggcCATAATCCGATTAGAGTGTGTTAACTGCTGTGCAGAACTTGGCCAACACCTTTTGTTAATTACGTAATTGGTTGAGGTAAATATTGTCAACAGTTTTGGGTGTGTGCGGCACGcatttcgttgatttttctggtaaatattttcatttttgtaattttactTTATGGCAAATTTCGAGTTTTTATTGAGAGTTTGGGGAGAGCATGGATAACGCAATTTTATACGTTTTTGCTGGatttatttcacatttaaaaGGGCAGCAGAGCGAGCTTTGCATAGATTTTTCATTGTTTATGtatgaaaaaaatatgtacaaatttatgtacatacatatgtacgggCATTCACGCCAACATTCCTGAACCTTAGCATAACTTgacttctctctttttctttgtcaTCAAGCCAGTTGAGttcataatttgcattttccagctGCAATCAGATGCATTGAGTGCCGCAAAGCAAATCCACTCGAGGCTGGCTCccgcctgtctgtgtgtctgtctcccCCCTGGGCTCGCTGTGTGCGACCCCAAAGCCATGTAATGTCATACCGGGCAACGCTTACATATCCAAACTCCGTCTCCATGTCCTATCCCTATGACTATCTCTTTCAGCAGCATcgttttcgctctctttctgcctctgtctttggtgctccttctctctctctctctcttcttgttATGCATTCGTTTGTCGGCACTTTTTTCGTAGCGATTGTTCCTTCTATGTTGCTGACAACGTCGTTAGCTATTCAAGTTTgtcaattaaaaacataatcCCCAATCAGAAGCCAATAATACCAGGCCCGTTGCCAGAGACATGCTCCGACTGCTGCCCCAAACCATGGACTTCCCTCTGCGTCCAATTCCTCCCTATCACTTTTCTTGCTCCTAGCTCCTCGTCCTGTGCCTGGGCCCTAGATAATCTGGAATGGActggtgctggctctggcacaCACCATCAAAAAGTTTGCCACGCTGAGGGAGACACACTGAAACGACATTGTCATGGCaaaagtaaatattattttctctcttttttccccactacgctctctcttgctcttcctatcgctttttttggcatttctttttttgttacatttctGTGGCAGTTCTGTTCGGATCTGAAATGTGAATATTGGAAGAACCTGGTGGggcgctgctggctgccgtttAATTGCTACCATTTCCATGtctttttctgctgcagttCAGGCCATtaaaagagagagtggggggAGAGGGAAGTTAAagttttgattgaatttcaattatagGGAATTGTGTGTGATCTTTTGGCAATCACTGAAGTGTCTAATCAAGCGAATTTTGTTAAGATTAACAGGAAAAAGCAGcttgaataaattatttatgcatggtAGAAAATGAATGCAATACGGAATGCATTAATGGCTAAATTCTATGCCCAAATGCCGTTAGTTGTACTCAAATCCACTGctaaattgattgaatttcttcactttgttttgcattgtttttgctttgggtttttACAACTCATTTTGCTTTGCCCTTATGCGCAGCTGCATCAAAGGCTTTGGCACTGGCAAACACTTTTCAATTACGCTCTTTGatccaaaaacaaa
Encoded here:
- the LOC117895372 gene encoding probable prefoldin subunit 4 — its product is MAAKVASTANKVFQNHDDVHISFEDQQRINRFAKHNARMDDLKVELDVKKNELKCVEEALDEIELFDEDEDIPFLVGEVFLSHKLGKTQELLAETKDMVIKEIANIEAKAKAIKVEMDDLKAHLYQRFGSNISLENDD